Proteins encoded by one window of Labrus bergylta chromosome 2, fLabBer1.1, whole genome shotgun sequence:
- the pheta1 gene encoding sesquipedalian-1, with protein MKLNERSVAHYATCDSPPDKTGFLFKKGERNTAYHRRWFVLKGNMLFYFEERDSKEPIGVIVLEGCTVELCESAEEFAFAIKFDCAKARVYKMAAENQAAMESWVKALSRASFDYMRLVVKELERQLEEIQEAGGSSCVGAGAGGLQVRSKTSRRNQVARSRSGASSSSSLSSVSSSSSAATMSGPFSAQKCLQDEGQLISECSKENGVTWSKPQAALANGFVETACVAWEAFGDSGNNTVTGYGGDGARAPPVPPRRRGASLESPVSPGTGCFSKLHDWYGKDVEELRVQWLQSQ; from the coding sequence ATGAAGCTGAACGAGCGCAGCGTGGCGCACTACGCCACCTGCGACTCACCGCCTGACAAGACTGGCTTCCTTTTCAAAAAAGGTGAGCGCAACACAGCTTATCACCGGCGCTGGTTTGTCCTCAAGGGCAACATGCTCTTCTACTTTGAGGAGCGTGACAGCAAAGAGCCCATTGGTGTCATCGTCCTGGAGGGATGCACGGTGGAGCTGTGCGAGTCGGCTGAGGAGTTCGCCTTCGCCATTAAGTTTGACTGTGCGAAAGCGCGGGTGTACAAGATGGCTGCTGAGAACCAAGCGGCCATGGAGTCCTGGGTGAAAGCGTTGTCAAGGGCCAGCTTTGACTACATGAGGCTAGTGGTAAAGGAGCTGGAGAGGCAGCTGGAGGAGATCCAGGAGGCTGGAGGATCTAGCTGTGTTGGGGCTGGAGCTGGAGGCCTGCAGGTCAGGTCGAAGACCTCCAGGCGAAACCAGGTGGCACGTTCCAGGTCAGGAgcatcctcttcctcatctctgTCTtctgtgtcatcatcatcaagtgCTGCTACCATGTCAGGCCCCTTCTCTGCCCAGAAGTGCCTCCAGGATGAGGGGCAGCTCATCTCTGAGTGCTCAAAGGAGAACGGGGTCACATGGAGTAAACCACAAGCTGCCTTGGCAAACGGCTTTGTTGAGACAGCGTGCGTGGCCTGGGAAGCCTTCGGAGACTCTGGGAATAACACTGTGACTGGTTATGGTGGCGATGGGGCGAGGGCTCCACCAGTTCCACCCAGAAGAAGAGGAGCTTCTTTGGAAAGCCCCGTCTCCCCAGGAACCGGCTGCTTCTCCAAACTCCATGACTGGTACGGGAAAGATGTGGAGGAGCTGAGAGTGCAGTGGCTGCAGAGTCAGTAA